A part of Acropora palmata chromosome 6, jaAcrPala1.3, whole genome shotgun sequence genomic DNA contains:
- the LOC141885150 gene encoding uncharacterized protein LOC141885150 isoform X1 — translation MIDAVLRVGDRVHTKLSEALGSPGERLSLEERKAAIQTIGEHQIIFPQAIVTGDVFSRSYDFLFVTLEKGLHIALHTNTGALLRIMEYTIATKKLPDGCFSVFDPHARNCNGFVDGDGHAIYMEFSNLVAMIEYVRKFVRHKGWEKRAPVSEEDLLLKERSFEVLAVSYDGGVDSILNRLLQGRSQTRNSTCVTSPSKEHKGSSCARDKKRPTSTPPQKPITVVEEFNIKLTESDLNRLNDGEQLNDQIINFYMELINQREQRSLQPCQEPTASIHFAMKSCQDVKPSG, via the exons ATGATTGATGCTGTCCTGAGGGTGGGTGACAGAGTGCACACAAAGTTAAGTGAGGCCCTTGGTAGTCCCGGAGAGAGGTTGTCCCTTGAAGAGAGAAAAGCTGCCATTCAAACAATTGGGGAGCACCAAATAATATTTCCCCAAGCCATAGTTACTGGTGATGTTTTTTCAAGAAGTTATGATTTTCTCTTTGTAACCCTGGAAAAAGGGCTGCACATTGCCCTCCACACCAACACTGGAGCCTTGCTAAGGATAATGGAGTATACAATAGCTACGAAAAAACTTCCTGATGGCTGCTTCTCAGTATTTGATCCGCATGCCAGGAACTGTAATGGCTTTGTGGATGGCGACGGCCATGCAATTTACATGGAATTTTCCAATCTGGTAGCTATGATTGAATATGTAAGAAAGTTTGTCAGACATAAGGGGTGGGAGAAGCGGGCACCAGTCTCAGAGGAAGACCTCTTGCTAAAGGAACGTTCATTTGAAGTACTGGCGGTCTCATATGATGGTGGAGTAGACAGCATCCTCAACAGACTCCTCCAAGGAAGAAGTCAAACAAGGAACTCGACATG TGTCACAAGCCCGTCCAAGGAACACAAAGGCAGTTCCTGTGCACGTGATAAG AAACGTCCAACTAGTACACCTCCACAAAAGCCAATCACAGTTGTGGAAGAATTTAACATCAAACTAACAGAGTCAGACTTAAACAGACTAAATGATGGAGAACAGCTTAATGACCAG ATTATAAATTTTTACATGGAACTCATAAATCAGAGAGAACAAAGGAG TCTGCAGCCTTGCCAAGAGCCTACTGCTTCAATTCATTTTGCTATGAAAAGTTGTCAAGATGTGAAGCCAAGTGGATGA
- the LOC141885150 gene encoding sentrin-specific protease 1-like isoform X2 — MTSWTKKITILDYDLLFIPVHLPHHWALGVVNVNLKKISYWDGKQITAPAFFKNIRCFLKDQMSRKRRPFDEVDWIDEFPKFQCKTITMTVGCLSACLQSTLAGEGIPIFNRLICLVSEDIRRNNYFKNASRVMDHGSLL; from the exons ATGACCAGCTGGACCAAAAAG atcacTATACTGGATTATGACTTGCTTTTCATACCAGTTCATCTTCCTCATCATTGGGCCCTTGGG GTTGTGAATGTAAATCTAAAGAAAATATCATACTGGGATGGAAAGCAAATTACAGCTCCTGCCTTCTTCAAAAACATCAG GTGCTTCCTAAAGGATCAGATGAGCCGAAAGAGAAGACCCTTCGATGAAGTGGATTGGATCGATGAATTCCCAAAG TTCCAGTGCAAGACAATAACTATGACTGTGGGATGTTTGTCTGCATG TTTGCAGAGCACCTTAGCAGGGGAAGGCATCCCAATCTTCAACAG actGATATGCCTTGTTAGCGAGGACATACGAAGAAACAATTACTTCAAAAATGCCTCTAGGGTCATGGATCATGGGTCACTCCTTTAA
- the LOC141885036 gene encoding uncharacterized protein LOC141885036 → MAFNKKGRFYEKGKCLSEELKGQIVDKILETGGDRFSGLKFFDESGVSLYDCNKRYGHSPVNSGCVELGTHLKSPNITLNFLAGLEGVLYANTLDGASNTLEFLNFFDEATKATQINGNPVLMAGDILVLDNCATHHNAGGFALGQWLDTMGIDVVYLPTYSPELNPIEFAFNKLKIVLKMEEMRLLVEANLHAAVYSALDQITANDMRGFYRETGYIAI, encoded by the exons ATGGCATTCAACAAGAAAGGAAGGTTTTATGAGAAGGGCAAATGCTTGTCAGAAGAATTGAAAGGTCAGATAGTTGACAAAATTCTAGAAACTGGAGGCGACAGGTTCTCGGG GCTAAAGTTTTTTGATGAAAGTGGTGTTTCCCTTTATGACTGTAATAAGAGATACGGACATTCACCGGTCAATTCTGGATGCGTTGAATTAGGGACACATTTAAAATCTCCTAACATTACCCTTAACTTCTTGGCAGGTTTAGAGGGTGTTTTGTACGCAAATACTTTAGACGGAGCGTCCAATACATTAGAATTTCTAAACTTTTTCGACGAAGCAACGAAAGCGACGCAAATTAATGGCAATCCAGTGTTAATGGCTGGAGACATTCTGGTCTTAGATAATTGTGCAACACACCATAACGCAGGCGGTTTTGCTTTGGGGCAGTGGCTGGATACAATGGGTATCGACGTCGTGTACTTGCCAACATATTCACCCGAACTCAATCCCATTGAATTTGCatttaacaaattaaaaattgtccTTAAAATGGAGGAAATGCGACTGTTGGTCGAAGCGAATCTTCACGCTGCCGTTTACAGTGCACTGGATCAAATTACTGCGAATGATATGCGAGGCTTTTATAGAGAAACTGGTTACATCGCTATCTGA